From a region of the Falsibacillus albus genome:
- a CDS encoding YuzD family protein — MRKEIEIQIYGAEVICASCVNLPSSKDTYEWLQAAISRRYPNQTFKIRYIDINNPPEEDGLKDFALRVVDEDMFFPVVLVEGVIVGEGNPKLKAVYEEFEKYGYTAG, encoded by the coding sequence ATGAGAAAAGAAATTGAAATCCAGATTTATGGGGCAGAGGTCATCTGTGCGAGCTGTGTGAACCTGCCATCATCGAAAGATACCTATGAATGGCTTCAAGCTGCTATTTCCAGGAGATATCCCAATCAAACATTCAAGATTAGATACATAGATATTAATAATCCTCCCGAAGAAGATGGCTTAAAGGATTTTGCCTTGAGAGTGGTCGATGAGGACATGTTTTTCCCTGTTGTTCTTGTTGAAGGAGTCATTGTCGGTGAAGGAAATCCTAAACTGAAAGCCGTTTATGAAGAGTTTGAGAAGTACGGCTATACAGCAGGCTGA
- a CDS encoding DUF2225 domain-containing protein produces the protein MLEITPFYKKTITCPLCKNGYQTTKIRSRFVKVENLDSDFCPNYQAPASINPILYNVHVCPSCGYSSTEDFNTFFVPVIKEALIEKVSNAWKPRDYGGQRDIPTAITTYKLAVICGLHRREKKVTIAGLYLRIAWLYRLLEQKDCENRFMGLAAKEYTQSYSEDDYKGTQMSEERILYMIAELYRRLDQNEEAVRYFSRVIEKQQHSMDKKVIELAKEQWHEMKEKYRHSKSG, from the coding sequence GTGTTGGAAATTACACCTTTTTATAAAAAAACTATAACCTGTCCATTATGTAAAAATGGTTATCAAACAACCAAGATCCGTTCCCGTTTCGTTAAGGTTGAAAATCTTGATAGCGACTTTTGTCCAAACTATCAAGCCCCCGCCTCCATCAATCCTATACTATATAATGTCCATGTCTGTCCTTCATGCGGGTATTCTTCTACAGAAGATTTCAATACTTTTTTTGTCCCTGTCATCAAAGAGGCGTTGATCGAAAAAGTCTCAAACGCCTGGAAACCAAGGGATTACGGCGGTCAGCGCGATATTCCGACTGCCATAACGACATATAAACTCGCCGTTATTTGCGGTTTGCACAGACGGGAAAAGAAAGTTACCATCGCTGGTTTGTATTTAAGGATTGCATGGCTGTACAGACTCCTTGAACAGAAGGACTGCGAAAATAGGTTTATGGGGCTTGCAGCAAAAGAGTATACTCAATCATATTCCGAGGATGATTATAAGGGGACTCAAATGTCAGAGGAGCGAATCCTCTACATGATCGCTGAGCTCTATCGAAGATTGGATCAAAACGAGGAAGCCGTAAGATATTTCTCAAGGGTCATTGAAAAACAGCAGCATTCGATGGATAAAAAGGTCATCGAGCTGGCAAAGGAACAATGGCATGAAATGAAAGAAAAATATAGACACTCCAAATCCGGTTGA
- a CDS encoding NAD(P)/FAD-dependent oxidoreductase: protein MKKLVLLGGGYGNMRVLLRLLPNQLPEDVSITLIDKVPYHCLKTEYYALAAGTISDHHVRVAFPEHPRLSIKYGEVTSVNTEEKKVFLKDDDAISYDDLIIGLGCEDKYHNVPGADEFTYSIQSIEKSRATYQMLNNLPAQSVVGIVGAGLSGVELASELRESRPDLNIKLFDRGKVILSAFPERLSNYVQGWFEKHGVEIVNNANITKVEPNIVYNHDEPIECDAIVWTAGIQPVELVREMDVEKDPSGRVVLSKYHNIPTDEHVYVVGDCASLPHAPSAQLAEGQAEQIVQVLTKRWNNESLPEELPRIKVKGVLGSLGKKQGFGLLNERAVTGRVARLLKSGILWMYKYHNG, encoded by the coding sequence ATGAAAAAATTAGTCCTGCTGGGCGGCGGTTATGGGAACATGCGAGTTTTACTAAGATTGTTGCCGAATCAGCTTCCAGAAGATGTTTCAATCACCTTGATCGATAAAGTTCCTTATCACTGTTTAAAAACCGAATATTACGCATTGGCCGCAGGTACAATTTCAGATCATCATGTAAGGGTGGCATTTCCAGAGCACCCTAGATTATCAATCAAATATGGTGAGGTCACAAGTGTGAATACGGAGGAAAAGAAAGTCTTTTTAAAAGACGATGATGCCATCTCGTACGATGACCTCATTATCGGATTAGGCTGTGAGGACAAATATCATAACGTGCCAGGAGCTGATGAGTTTACTTACAGCATTCAATCCATCGAAAAGTCCCGGGCTACATACCAAATGCTGAACAATCTCCCTGCCCAATCGGTTGTGGGTATTGTGGGAGCCGGCTTGAGCGGTGTGGAATTAGCAAGCGAATTGCGTGAAAGCCGCCCTGATCTAAACATCAAATTATTTGATAGAGGGAAAGTCATACTATCTGCATTCCCGGAACGACTCAGCAATTATGTACAAGGGTGGTTTGAAAAACACGGCGTAGAAATCGTCAACAATGCAAACATTACAAAGGTTGAACCGAATATCGTCTACAATCATGATGAACCGATTGAGTGCGACGCGATCGTGTGGACAGCGGGAATACAGCCTGTTGAACTTGTAAGGGAAATGGATGTCGAAAAAGATCCATCCGGCAGGGTCGTTCTTTCCAAATACCATAACATTCCAACTGATGAGCATGTGTATGTTGTCGGCGATTGTGCAAGCCTGCCGCATGCGCCAAGTGCACAGCTGGCAGAAGGACAGGCCGAACAAATCGTCCAAGTCTTGACAAAACGCTGGAATAACGAATCACTTCCGGAAGAATTGCCTCGCATTAAAGTTAAAGGTGTGCTTGGGTCCCTTGGCAAAAAACAAGGGTTCGGGCTTTTGAATGAAAGAGCTGTTACCGGAAGGGTCGCCCGACTTTTGAAATCAGGCATATTATGGATGTATAAATACCACAACGGTTGA
- a CDS encoding 2-hydroxyacid dehydrogenase — MYKIVITRKLPEKALASLKKKYCIDMWESEERAAPREWLQEKIKGADAVLSMLSDRLDEELLEGANRLQVIANLAVGYDNIDIPFANKSGIRVCNTPDVLTETTADLTFALLMASARRIGEAAQFVKEGNWKSWSPLLLAGGDIFGKTIGIFGMGSIGEAVARRAKGFNMKILYHNRSRRTQAEQELNAVYTDFDGLLADSDFVVCLAPLTEETEGAFGAEAFQKMKATSYFINAARGPIVDERTLYNALINGEIAGAGLDVFENEPIGAEHPLLSLKNVLALPHIGSSSIQTRYSMMDLCTENIDAVLSGREPVTEVK, encoded by the coding sequence ATGTACAAAATTGTTATCACGAGAAAGCTGCCAGAAAAAGCACTTGCTTCTTTGAAAAAAAAGTATTGCATCGATATGTGGGAATCTGAGGAAAGGGCGGCGCCGAGGGAGTGGCTGCAGGAAAAAATTAAAGGTGCCGATGCAGTATTGTCTATGTTGTCAGATCGTTTGGATGAAGAATTATTAGAAGGCGCCAACAGGCTTCAAGTCATAGCAAATCTTGCGGTGGGTTATGACAATATAGACATTCCTTTTGCGAATAAATCGGGTATCCGCGTCTGCAACACACCAGATGTATTGACCGAGACCACAGCAGATTTGACATTTGCACTGCTGATGGCATCGGCAAGAAGGATTGGCGAGGCCGCCCAATTCGTTAAGGAAGGCAATTGGAAAAGCTGGTCCCCCCTATTGCTTGCAGGGGGAGATATTTTTGGGAAAACGATCGGGATTTTCGGAATGGGCAGCATTGGTGAAGCTGTTGCGAGAAGGGCAAAGGGCTTCAATATGAAGATCCTATATCATAATCGATCGAGAAGAACTCAGGCAGAACAAGAGCTGAATGCGGTTTATACAGATTTTGACGGGCTGCTGGCTGACTCTGACTTCGTAGTGTGTTTGGCCCCTTTGACGGAAGAAACGGAAGGTGCATTCGGTGCAGAGGCTTTTCAAAAAATGAAAGCCACCTCTTACTTCATCAATGCGGCCAGAGGACCCATTGTCGATGAGAGGACATTGTACAATGCGCTGATAAATGGGGAGATTGCTGGAGCAGGGTTGGATGTGTTTGAAAACGAACCAATCGGGGCGGAACATCCGCTATTATCTTTGAAAAATGTTTTGGCTTTGCCCCATATTGGCAGCTCATCTATTCAGACGAGGTATTCGATGATGGATCTATGCACTGAAAATATTGATGCCGTACTGTCAGGAAGAGAACCTGTGACTGAGGTCAAATAA
- a CDS encoding HesB/IscA family protein: MDKVVIITEAAAFHIKDMMKENEEENAFIRVSVNGGGCSGLSYGMGFAHEKNPDDFELDYYGIKVLVSKEDAPILNGTTVDYKQSLMGGGFTIDNPNAIASCGCGSSFRTKKNAGTPENC; encoded by the coding sequence TTGGATAAAGTTGTCATCATTACTGAAGCAGCAGCTTTTCATATAAAGGACATGATGAAAGAGAATGAAGAAGAAAATGCGTTCATCCGCGTCTCCGTAAATGGGGGAGGATGCAGTGGTCTTTCATACGGAATGGGATTTGCACATGAAAAAAATCCCGATGATTTTGAGCTCGATTATTATGGTATCAAGGTGCTCGTCAGCAAAGAGGATGCCCCGATCTTGAACGGTACGACCGTAGACTATAAACAATCGTTGATGGGGGGCGGATTTACGATCGATAATCCGAATGCCATCGCTTCCTGCGGATGCGGTTCAAGCTTCCGTACGAAGAAGAACGCCGGAACGCCGGAAAACTGCTGA
- a CDS encoding NifU family protein, translating into MERSRYEMTEQTMTDQVQEVLDKLRPFLLRDGGDCELVDVEEGVVKLRLLGACGSCPSSTITLKAGIERALLEEVPGVVEVEQVF; encoded by the coding sequence ATGGAAAGGAGTCGATATGAAATGACTGAACAAACGATGACAGATCAAGTCCAGGAAGTACTAGATAAATTACGCCCATTCTTGCTTCGCGATGGCGGCGACTGTGAACTTGTCGATGTAGAGGAAGGCGTTGTTAAACTTCGCCTGTTGGGTGCTTGCGGAAGCTGCCCAAGTTCTACTATTACACTCAAAGCAGGCATCGAGCGCGCACTTCTTGAAGAAGTTCCTGGAGTTGTGGAAGTCGAACAAGTATTTTAA
- a CDS encoding SDR family oxidoreductase codes for MNVLVIGANGTTGRHVVKLLAESNQHLVKAMIRKTEQTEDMEKLGAKPIIADLEQDFSYAVEDVNAIIFAAGSGSKTGPDKTTAIDEEGAKKAVDIACRKGIQRFIMLSSMGADNPDAGPEGLQHYLKAKQSADKHLQESSLNYTIVRPGSLTNDSDTGKIQAKEKIENRNTDISRENVAKVLVESLVTPNVYHKTFEILNGDVDIHTALEEL; via the coding sequence ATGAATGTACTTGTCATCGGTGCAAACGGGACTACAGGAAGGCATGTCGTCAAACTGCTTGCTGAAAGCAACCAGCATCTTGTTAAGGCAATGATCCGCAAGACAGAGCAGACGGAGGATATGGAGAAATTGGGTGCGAAACCTATCATTGCCGATTTGGAACAGGATTTCAGTTATGCAGTTGAAGATGTCAACGCCATCATTTTTGCAGCGGGATCTGGTTCAAAAACAGGTCCAGACAAAACGACGGCAATTGATGAAGAAGGTGCGAAGAAAGCCGTCGATATCGCCTGCAGAAAAGGGATCCAACGTTTCATCATGCTCAGCTCAATGGGCGCCGATAATCCTGATGCAGGCCCTGAAGGCTTGCAGCATTATTTGAAAGCTAAGCAAAGTGCAGACAAACATTTACAGGAGAGCAGCTTGAACTACACCATCGTCCGTCCTGGAAGTTTGACAAATGACAGCGACACAGGAAAAATACAAGCAAAAGAAAAAATTGAAAACAGAAACACCGATATCTCCAGGGAAAATGTTGCAAAAGTACTTGTCGAATCTCTTGTTACGCCAAACGTATACCATAAAACATTTGAAATCTTGAATGGTGATGTAGACATTCATACAGCGTTGGAAGAACTATAG
- a CDS encoding YuzB family protein produces MKPIIEFCISNLASGAQEALEILERDPNLDIIEYGCLGYCGKCAASFYALVNGEVVSAETPKALVDEIYQFLEENPMF; encoded by the coding sequence ATGAAGCCTATAATAGAATTTTGTATTAGCAATCTTGCAAGTGGAGCGCAGGAAGCGCTTGAAATATTGGAACGTGATCCAAACTTGGATATTATTGAATATGGTTGTTTAGGCTATTGCGGCAAATGTGCAGCTTCTTTCTATGCTTTGGTCAATGGAGAAGTCGTAAGTGCAGAAACCCCAAAGGCATTGGTGGATGAGATTTATCAATTTCTTGAGGAGAACCCGATGTTCTGA